One window from the genome of Microbulbifer pacificus encodes:
- a CDS encoding ABC-F family ATP-binding cassette domain-containing protein → MINLQGVSLQVGGRDLLRDANCRIFPGHKIGIIGANGCGKSTLFKMLLKQQESDTGSVEVPSGWEVAHMAQEVSASEQSALDYALDGDHRLRQLQQELDAAEADGSDGKLIGELHERMAAIDGYSGPARAAQLLDGLGFSHADQQRPVKSFSGGWRIRLNLARALMCPADLLLLDEPTNHLDLDATLWLEQWLQRFPGTLLIISHDRDFLDAVVDGIVSFEQQSLVLYSGNYTAFERTRAERLAQQQVQYEKQQAQRAHMEDFVRRFRAKASKAKQAQSRLKALDRMAEIAPAHVDSPFRFRLPSADKVSNPLVDLREAVIGYPGKTILPRVELGIQPGRRIGLLGPNGAGKSSLIKTLAGELPLLGGERQCGEHLKIGYFAQHQLEALDSKASPLLHVQRLSPDASEQQLRDFLGGYGFVGDRVFEPVGGFSGGEKARVALALLAWQKPNLLLLDEPTNHLDLEMRHALTMALAEFPGAMLLVSHDRHLLANTTDEFILVAEGRAEPYDGDLDDYKRWLLSFKREEKRQGTESQTTEGKPGEDKKAQRRAAAALREQLKPLTNKLKTVEQKMAKVENEVREIERRLADENLYSGGQQDEIARLTQAQGQARETLEELELEWLEISEQLEAARDA, encoded by the coding sequence TTGATCAATCTACAAGGCGTATCACTGCAGGTGGGCGGACGCGACCTGCTGCGCGACGCCAACTGCCGCATTTTCCCCGGTCACAAGATCGGCATCATCGGCGCCAACGGCTGTGGCAAGTCCACCCTGTTCAAAATGCTGCTGAAGCAGCAGGAAAGCGACACCGGCTCCGTCGAAGTGCCCTCCGGCTGGGAGGTCGCACACATGGCCCAGGAGGTCTCCGCCAGTGAGCAGAGTGCTCTCGACTACGCCCTCGACGGTGACCACCGTCTGCGCCAGCTGCAACAGGAGCTGGATGCAGCGGAAGCCGACGGCAGCGATGGCAAACTGATCGGTGAACTGCACGAGCGTATGGCGGCGATCGACGGCTACTCCGGCCCCGCGCGCGCGGCGCAGCTGCTCGACGGCCTCGGTTTTTCCCACGCGGACCAGCAGCGCCCGGTAAAGAGCTTTTCCGGGGGCTGGCGTATCCGCCTCAATCTGGCCCGCGCGCTTATGTGTCCCGCGGACCTGCTGCTGCTGGACGAGCCCACCAACCACCTGGATCTCGACGCAACCCTGTGGCTGGAACAGTGGCTGCAACGCTTTCCCGGCACCTTGCTGATCATCTCCCACGACCGGGATTTTCTCGACGCGGTGGTGGACGGCATCGTCAGCTTCGAGCAACAGTCACTGGTGCTGTACAGCGGCAACTACACCGCGTTCGAGCGCACCCGTGCCGAGCGTCTGGCACAGCAGCAGGTGCAATATGAGAAGCAGCAGGCCCAACGTGCGCATATGGAAGATTTTGTGCGCCGCTTCCGCGCAAAAGCGTCCAAGGCCAAGCAGGCCCAGAGCCGCCTCAAAGCGCTGGACCGCATGGCGGAAATTGCCCCGGCGCACGTGGACTCTCCATTCCGCTTCCGCCTGCCATCAGCGGACAAGGTCTCCAACCCGTTGGTGGACCTGCGCGAGGCGGTCATCGGATACCCCGGCAAGACCATCCTGCCGCGAGTGGAACTGGGGATTCAGCCCGGTCGCCGCATCGGCCTTTTAGGTCCAAACGGCGCCGGCAAATCGTCCCTGATCAAGACCCTCGCGGGGGAGCTGCCCCTGCTCGGTGGCGAGCGCCAATGCGGTGAGCACCTGAAGATTGGCTATTTTGCCCAGCATCAGCTGGAGGCTCTGGACTCGAAAGCGTCACCGCTGTTGCATGTGCAGCGGCTCTCTCCCGACGCCAGCGAACAACAGCTGCGGGATTTTCTCGGCGGCTACGGTTTTGTCGGCGACCGCGTGTTTGAACCGGTGGGCGGCTTCTCCGGTGGAGAGAAGGCACGGGTGGCACTGGCGCTGCTGGCGTGGCAAAAACCCAACCTGCTGTTACTGGACGAACCGACGAACCATCTGGACCTGGAAATGCGCCACGCCCTGACCATGGCGCTGGCGGAGTTCCCCGGGGCCATGCTGCTGGTATCCCACGATCGCCACCTGCTGGCCAACACTACCGACGAATTCATTCTGGTGGCAGAGGGTCGCGCCGAGCCATACGATGGCGATCTCGACGATTACAAACGGTGGCTGCTGAGTTTCAAACGCGAGGAAAAACGGCAGGGTACCGAGTCACAGACCACTGAAGGCAAACCCGGCGAAGATAAAAAAGCGCAACGTCGCGCCGCTGCTGCACTGCGCGAACAACTGAAGCCGCTGACCAACAAGCTCAAAACCGTTGAGCAAAAAATGGCGAAGGTGGAAAACGAGGTGCGGGAGATTGAGCGCAGGCTCGCCGACGAAAACCTCTACAGCGGCGGCCAGCAGGACGAGATTGCGCGCCTTACCCAGGCGCAGGGTCAGGCACGCGAGACGCTGGAAGAACTGGAGTTGGAGTGGCTTGAAATTTCTGAACAATTGGAAGCCGCGCGGGACGCATAA
- the ftsE gene encoding cell division ATP-binding protein FtsE, with protein sequence MIQFDNVNKRYESGQDALGRVSLEIERAEMVFLTGHSGAGKSTLLKLLTAIERPTRGNVIVGGQNLNRLRNSQIPYYRRNLGIVFQNHQLLFDRSVFDNVALPLSVSGCSKREVGRRVRAALDKVGLLHKENQNPIVLSGGEQQRVGIARAVVNKPAVLVADEPTGNLDPKLSEEIMGLFRDFNAVGTTVLIASHDLELIARMRQRVLTLQQGQLIYDGYPSREPAY encoded by the coding sequence ATGATCCAATTCGATAACGTCAACAAACGCTATGAGTCCGGGCAGGACGCGCTTGGGCGCGTGAGCCTGGAAATCGAGCGCGCGGAAATGGTGTTTCTAACCGGTCACTCCGGTGCCGGCAAGAGCACTTTGCTCAAGCTCCTCACCGCCATCGAGCGGCCCACCCGCGGCAATGTCATTGTCGGTGGACAGAATCTCAACCGGCTGCGCAACAGCCAGATCCCCTACTACCGCCGGAATCTCGGCATCGTGTTCCAGAATCACCAGCTGCTGTTCGACCGCAGTGTGTTCGACAACGTTGCCCTGCCGCTGTCGGTTTCCGGTTGCAGCAAGCGCGAGGTCGGGCGCCGGGTGCGTGCGGCGCTGGACAAGGTGGGTTTGCTGCACAAGGAAAACCAGAACCCTATCGTGCTCTCCGGGGGCGAGCAGCAGCGGGTGGGTATTGCCCGCGCGGTGGTGAACAAGCCTGCGGTGCTGGTGGCGGACGAACCCACCGGTAACCTGGATCCGAAGCTGTCGGAGGAGATCATGGGGCTGTTTCGCGATTTCAATGCGGTGGGCACTACGGTGCTGATCGCGAGCCACGATCTCGAACTGATCGCGCGCATGAGACAGCGCGTCCTCACCCTGCAGCAGGGGCAACTGATTTACGACGGATACCCGAGCCGTGAACCAGCGTATTAA
- a CDS encoding FKBP-type peptidyl-prolyl cis-trans isomerase: MNKTSLAAAIALGIALVGCNKQESAKTADIKLESQEQKVSYIIAEDMANRLKSQDVALDPKIVAMALEDVASGRESRLSEEDKQQVIQVFQENMQAKQKELMAKQEAEFKAAADKNLEDGKKFLEENAKKEGVQTTDSGLQYKVITEGTGPSPSETSVVEVDYKGTLIDGTEFDSSYKNGKPVQFPVNGVIKGWTEALQLMKQGAKWELYIPSDLAYGPGGAGGLIGPNSTLVFEVELHKADVNSDEGAAEQGAAEEGKADDGHNH; this comes from the coding sequence ATGAATAAAACTTCTTTGGCTGCTGCGATTGCACTGGGTATTGCACTGGTCGGCTGTAACAAACAGGAATCCGCAAAGACCGCGGATATCAAGCTCGAGTCCCAGGAGCAGAAAGTCAGCTATATCATCGCCGAAGATATGGCCAACCGCCTCAAGTCCCAGGATGTGGCACTGGATCCGAAAATTGTCGCTATGGCACTGGAAGATGTGGCCAGTGGTCGCGAGTCCCGCTTGAGTGAAGAAGACAAGCAGCAGGTGATTCAGGTATTCCAGGAAAACATGCAGGCCAAGCAGAAAGAGCTGATGGCCAAGCAGGAGGCTGAGTTCAAGGCGGCCGCGGACAAGAATCTGGAAGACGGCAAGAAATTCCTGGAAGAAAACGCCAAGAAAGAAGGTGTACAAACCACCGACTCCGGCCTCCAGTACAAGGTGATCACCGAAGGTACCGGCCCGAGCCCCAGCGAAACCAGCGTGGTGGAAGTAGACTATAAAGGTACTCTGATCGACGGAACCGAATTCGACAGCTCTTACAAAAACGGCAAACCGGTACAGTTCCCGGTAAATGGCGTGATCAAGGGTTGGACCGAAGCGCTGCAGCTGATGAAGCAAGGCGCCAAATGGGAGCTTTATATTCCCTCTGACCTGGCTTACGGTCCGGGCGGTGCGGGCGGGCTGATTGGCCCCAACTCCACCCTGGTTTTTGAAGTGGAACTGCACAAAGCGGACGTCAACAGCGACGAAGGTGCTGCGGAACAGGGTGCTGCGGAAGAGGGCAAGGCAGACGACGGGCACAACCACTAA
- the ftsX gene encoding permease-like cell division protein FtsX: MNQRINSPSRASQAQAERPRAAGAVTARTSGGDRLRSWLGHHKEMWHESWVRFFASPMSSGMTALVIAIALALPAALQLGLTNFQRAVAGWDGQPQISVFLHKGAKDEAVSGWTDRLRADPLVAEVTYISPEQALAEFQQASGLGDALAGMESNPLPAVLLVRPSGAESVALEALAARLRESALTDSVVLDMAWVQRLAQLTELGRRMSLGLAFLLALGVLLVVVNSIRLHIESRREEILVVKLVGGTDAFVRRPFLYTGLVYGLVGGLIAWLLVSVGVWLLAGPVSGLAGSYGSSFQLDGPGVTYLLGLAGGAALLGLTGAWLAVARHISAIQPR, translated from the coding sequence GTGAACCAGCGTATTAATTCTCCCTCACGAGCCTCTCAGGCCCAGGCGGAGCGCCCGCGCGCTGCCGGCGCGGTGACCGCGCGCACCAGTGGCGGTGATCGCCTGCGCAGCTGGTTGGGGCATCACAAAGAGATGTGGCATGAATCCTGGGTGCGTTTTTTCGCGTCGCCCATGTCCAGCGGTATGACCGCGCTGGTGATTGCGATCGCGCTCGCGCTGCCGGCGGCCCTGCAGCTGGGGCTCACCAATTTTCAGCGCGCGGTGGCGGGCTGGGACGGGCAGCCGCAGATTTCGGTATTCCTGCATAAGGGCGCGAAGGACGAGGCGGTGTCCGGTTGGACCGACAGGCTGCGCGCAGACCCGCTGGTGGCGGAGGTGACCTACATTTCACCGGAGCAGGCGCTGGCAGAGTTCCAGCAGGCGTCGGGATTGGGGGATGCGCTCGCCGGTATGGAGAGCAATCCGCTGCCGGCGGTGTTGCTGGTGCGTCCATCCGGTGCCGAAAGTGTGGCGCTGGAGGCGTTGGCGGCGCGCCTGCGGGAGAGTGCGCTGACAGACTCGGTGGTACTGGATATGGCCTGGGTACAGCGGCTGGCGCAGCTCACCGAGCTTGGCAGGCGCATGAGCCTGGGGCTGGCTTTTTTGCTGGCGCTGGGGGTGCTGCTGGTGGTGGTGAACAGTATCCGTCTGCATATCGAGAGCCGCCGGGAGGAGATTCTGGTGGTGAAGCTGGTGGGCGGTACGGATGCGTTTGTGCGCCGGCCTTTCCTGTATACGGGGCTGGTTTATGGCCTGGTCGGAGGGCTGATTGCCTGGCTGTTGGTGAGTGTCGGGGTCTGGTTGCTGGCGGGGCCGGTGAGTGGGCTGGCGGGCTCGTACGGCAGCAGTTTCCAGCTTGATGGACCGGGAGTCACCTATCTGCTGGGACTGGCCGGTGGCGCGGCGCTGCTCGGGCTGACCGGGGCGTGGCTGGCGGTGGCGCGGCATATCTCGGCCATTCAGCCCCGATAG
- a CDS encoding histidine kinase — MAAKRKAAVSIADLEKQITSIINQLDKARAKEAADAEKALKKATKDAAAAQAQVKKAKDKLTAARAAASKAKTAAAKASAKKKADAAKAAVVKLEKAAKDAAKLAADAAATLTAAKLAVKTAETIRKAGEAAGKKALGASKPKKKAAGKKAATRKSAAKKAGPAKKTSTVKVEKAPASEKKASAKKAAAKKAPAKKATAKKAPAKKAAAKKTPAAEVKAKAAAKAPAKKTSAKKAAPKTNAKPAQSKAAKSNGSKPVTTAQEKMPAATGVTSPEPIMSKTSEPKPLMPEASAVAINPITPSITPSTPANSLFATEENPHYGPEEHKHKY, encoded by the coding sequence ATGGCCGCCAAACGCAAAGCTGCTGTATCCATTGCCGATCTCGAAAAGCAGATTACCTCAATCATCAATCAACTCGACAAGGCGCGGGCCAAGGAAGCGGCGGATGCCGAAAAAGCCCTGAAAAAAGCCACCAAGGACGCCGCTGCCGCACAGGCGCAGGTGAAGAAGGCGAAAGATAAACTGACCGCTGCACGCGCCGCCGCAAGCAAGGCCAAAACCGCCGCGGCAAAAGCCTCTGCCAAGAAAAAAGCCGATGCCGCGAAGGCCGCGGTTGTCAAACTCGAAAAAGCGGCCAAAGACGCTGCCAAGCTGGCTGCCGATGCCGCCGCCACTCTGACGGCCGCCAAGCTGGCCGTGAAGACCGCCGAAACCATCCGCAAAGCTGGTGAAGCGGCCGGCAAGAAAGCCCTTGGAGCGAGCAAGCCGAAGAAGAAGGCGGCCGGCAAAAAGGCCGCTACCAGGAAATCTGCGGCAAAGAAAGCAGGTCCGGCCAAAAAGACCAGCACGGTAAAAGTCGAAAAGGCACCGGCTAGCGAGAAAAAAGCCAGCGCGAAGAAGGCCGCTGCGAAAAAGGCTCCCGCCAAGAAAGCCACCGCGAAAAAAGCACCCGCCAAGAAGGCAGCCGCGAAGAAAACCCCGGCTGCGGAAGTGAAAGCAAAAGCGGCGGCGAAAGCACCGGCTAAAAAAACCTCCGCCAAAAAAGCCGCGCCGAAAACCAACGCCAAGCCCGCACAGAGCAAAGCCGCCAAATCCAACGGCAGCAAGCCGGTGACAACCGCTCAGGAAAAGATGCCGGCAGCCACCGGGGTCACTTCACCGGAACCCATCATGAGCAAGACCTCGGAGCCCAAGCCACTGATGCCTGAAGCCAGTGCCGTGGCCATCAATCCCATTACCCCGAGCATCACTCCCAGCACTCCGGCCAACAGCCTGTTTGCCACGGAGGAGAACCCGCACTATGGTCCGGAAGAGCACAAACACAAGTACTGA
- the trmB gene encoding tRNA (guanosine(46)-N7)-methyltransferase TrmB → MQEEPINEQGGEEEDFPYRTEFKKKSIRSYVIRAGRMTEGQRRAFDNYWGPYGLSLFDGSIDPKEVFGREAPVVLEIGFGMGDSLLEMARAEQDKDFIGIEVHPPGVGRLINNAGKDELKNLRVYMADAVDVLNDCISDGSLDRFQLYFPDPWHKKKHQKRRIVQPEFVKLLCNKLKPGGLMHMATDWENYAEQMLEVLEAESMLENTAGKGNYAPRPEFRPQTKFERRGERLGHGVWDLLYRKK, encoded by the coding sequence ATGCAAGAAGAACCCATCAACGAACAGGGTGGTGAGGAAGAAGACTTCCCCTACCGTACCGAATTCAAAAAGAAATCCATCCGCAGCTACGTGATTCGCGCCGGCCGCATGACCGAAGGCCAGCGCCGCGCGTTTGATAACTACTGGGGACCTTACGGTCTGTCCCTGTTCGACGGCAGCATCGACCCGAAGGAAGTGTTCGGCCGCGAAGCACCGGTGGTGCTGGAGATCGGCTTTGGCATGGGCGATTCCCTGTTGGAAATGGCGCGAGCCGAACAGGACAAAGACTTTATCGGCATCGAAGTGCACCCACCGGGTGTCGGCCGCCTGATCAACAATGCGGGCAAGGACGAACTGAAAAACCTGCGCGTCTATATGGCCGACGCGGTCGATGTGCTGAACGACTGCATCAGTGATGGCAGCCTCGACCGCTTCCAGCTGTATTTTCCCGACCCCTGGCACAAGAAAAAGCACCAGAAGCGCCGTATCGTGCAGCCCGAGTTCGTAAAACTCCTCTGCAACAAACTGAAGCCGGGCGGCTTGATGCACATGGCCACCGATTGGGAAAACTATGCCGAACAGATGCTCGAAGTACTCGAAGCGGAAAGCATGCTGGAAAACACGGCCGGCAAAGGCAATTACGCCCCCCGCCCCGAATTCCGCCCGCAGACCAAATTCGAGCGCCGCGGTGAGCGTCTCGGACACGGCGTGTGGGACCTGTTGTACAGGAAAAAATAA
- a CDS encoding DUF423 domain-containing protein produces MAKLYLLLAALFGGTGVVLGAFGAHGLRNKVAENLLEAYKTGVHYQMIHALALIGIALLIQQLGAKTSLIVSGALFAVGILFFSGSLYGLTFGGPRWLGPITPLGGALMIGGWIALFFAALGYSK; encoded by the coding sequence ATGGCTAAATTGTATTTATTGCTGGCTGCACTTTTTGGCGGCACGGGTGTAGTCCTCGGTGCCTTTGGCGCACATGGTCTTCGCAACAAGGTCGCGGAAAACCTGCTGGAAGCCTATAAAACCGGGGTGCACTACCAGATGATCCACGCGCTGGCCCTGATTGGCATTGCGCTGTTGATCCAGCAGCTCGGCGCAAAAACCTCATTGATCGTAAGCGGCGCATTGTTTGCCGTCGGCATATTGTTTTTCTCAGGAAGCCTCTACGGCCTCACTTTCGGTGGCCCGCGATGGCTGGGCCCGATCACCCCTCTGGGGGGCGCCCTGATGATCGGCGGGTGGATAGCGTTATTTTTCGCAGCACTTGGCTATTCGAAATAA
- the rsd gene encoding sigma D regulator, translating into MLENCKNAQERWGGVSQIIDRWLQSRQALLVSFCHLSEKKEFADGDREAEASVRILCQQLVDYVSAGHFEVYDQLILEGRAFGDNEGLQQAKALYREIDGTTDVAVDFNDKYQETDDLESLAQDLCDLGVALETRFAAEDRMIDTLHTAHKNQLA; encoded by the coding sequence ATGTTGGAAAACTGTAAAAACGCGCAGGAGCGCTGGGGCGGTGTCAGCCAGATCATCGATCGCTGGTTGCAGTCCCGTCAGGCTCTGCTGGTGAGCTTTTGTCACCTTTCGGAGAAGAAGGAATTTGCCGATGGCGACCGCGAAGCAGAAGCCAGCGTGCGCATCCTGTGCCAACAGCTGGTGGACTATGTATCCGCCGGACACTTCGAAGTCTACGATCAACTGATCCTGGAGGGGCGGGCATTCGGCGACAACGAGGGCCTGCAACAGGCCAAGGCCCTGTATCGGGAAATCGATGGCACCACCGATGTGGCCGTGGACTTTAACGACAAGTACCAGGAAACCGACGATCTCGAATCCCTGGCCCAGGACCTCTGTGATCTGGGTGTGGCACTGGAAACCCGCTTCGCGGCGGAGGATCGCATGATTGACACACTGCATACCGCGCACAAGAATCAGCTGGCCTGA
- a CDS encoding outer membrane beta-barrel protein, whose amino-acid sequence MTKIPFPAAIFMRTCLLGGLTLLCSAQALADREGTLNLYLNGGQYWFDDARLDGTPYFGYELDDSAGGGFGFGYNLTDRWALEGVYDYFSVNVEDTREDVGVQNYHLDLMYQFAGQFCGNYLWQPYVVAGAGEIRIDEDSFGYPDNWHNRQTMVNFGAGIKYRLGPRWQLRGDARGFQGVEEGGLDGFVSLAIGYQWGDEVTPRDWDGDGIYSNIDQCPQTPPGIDVDARGCPIDSDGDGVPDYLDQCPATPMGMAVNQEGCPHEPYNPAEFSK is encoded by the coding sequence ATGACAAAAATCCCCTTCCCTGCCGCAATATTCATGCGCACCTGTTTACTGGGCGGTCTCACCCTGCTGTGCAGTGCACAGGCCCTCGCCGACCGCGAAGGCACCCTCAATTTGTACCTGAATGGTGGTCAGTACTGGTTCGACGACGCGCGCCTCGATGGCACGCCCTACTTCGGCTATGAACTGGACGACAGTGCGGGTGGGGGCTTCGGTTTCGGCTACAACCTCACCGACCGCTGGGCCCTGGAAGGGGTATACGACTATTTCAGTGTCAATGTCGAAGACACCCGGGAAGACGTGGGCGTACAGAACTATCACCTCGACCTGATGTACCAGTTCGCCGGTCAATTCTGTGGCAATTATCTCTGGCAGCCCTATGTGGTGGCCGGTGCTGGTGAAATCAGAATCGATGAGGACTCCTTCGGCTATCCGGACAACTGGCACAACCGCCAGACCATGGTCAACTTTGGCGCCGGTATCAAATACCGCCTGGGCCCACGCTGGCAACTGCGCGGAGACGCGCGCGGGTTTCAGGGGGTTGAAGAGGGCGGCCTGGACGGTTTTGTGAGTCTTGCCATCGGGTATCAGTGGGGGGACGAAGTGACGCCGAGGGATTGGGATGGCGACGGGATCTACAGCAATATCGATCAGTGCCCGCAAACCCCTCCGGGCATTGATGTGGACGCCCGCGGCTGCCCCATCGACAGCGATGGCGATGGGGTGCCGGACTATTTGGATCAGTGCCCGGCAACTCCCATGGGTATGGCGGTAAACCAGGAGGGTTGCCCCCATGAGCCCTACAACCCGGCGGAATTTTCCAAGTAA
- a CDS encoding LrgB family protein — translation MGSEVKLWLEQLTQVSEAFLQPLSTTHPLVIMPLNILAFWLGLKLYRRTGTPLLHPVVGASLLVFAGLWLMQVDFSGYRQGSGLLYLLLGPAVVALAIPLKQNLATVRRAGWPLMLGLLVGAILAPLVAVIIAALLGGSRTVIIALTTKSVTTPVALALAQELHGIQSLAAGVVAFTGIVGAVGGPSLLRLLGISDERIVGFSLGINAHAIGTVRALEVSALCGAFSALAMGLCGALTALLLPVFATL, via the coding sequence ATGGGGAGTGAGGTCAAACTCTGGCTGGAGCAACTGACGCAGGTGAGCGAAGCCTTCCTGCAGCCGCTGTCCACCACCCATCCGCTGGTGATCATGCCGCTGAATATCCTAGCCTTCTGGCTGGGGCTGAAACTCTACCGCCGTACCGGCACCCCACTGTTGCATCCCGTGGTCGGTGCAAGCCTTCTGGTATTCGCCGGCTTGTGGCTTATGCAGGTGGATTTTTCCGGTTACCGCCAGGGCAGCGGGTTGTTGTACCTTTTGCTCGGCCCGGCCGTGGTGGCACTGGCGATCCCGCTCAAGCAGAACCTCGCGACCGTGCGCCGGGCGGGGTGGCCGCTGATGCTCGGGCTGCTGGTGGGCGCGATCCTGGCACCACTGGTAGCGGTGATCATCGCCGCGCTACTCGGCGGCAGCCGCACCGTCATCATTGCACTCACCACCAAATCGGTGACCACACCGGTAGCCCTGGCCCTGGCCCAGGAGCTGCACGGTATCCAGAGCCTTGCCGCGGGCGTGGTGGCATTTACGGGGATTGTGGGCGCAGTGGGCGGCCCAAGCCTGCTACGGCTTCTGGGAATCTCCGACGAACGCATAGTGGGCTTTAGCCTGGGTATCAACGCCCATGCCATCGGCACTGTGCGCGCCCTGGAAGTCAGCGCTCTGTGCGGCGCTTTTTCAGCGCTGGCAATGGGTCTTTGCGGCGCGCTGACTGCTTTGCTGTTGCCGGTATTCGCAACGCTGTGA
- a CDS encoding CidA/LrgA family protein, which translates to MALLKQLPRWVLGAALLVAFDLAGRSLSATFALPVPGPVLGMILLLLALMLYGRVPTGLARVSERILRLLVLIFLPASVGVFFVRDLSGGDWFALIVAMVIGTLISFAVTALLLQRLIQPTQRRSTPGSHLGEGQHNGE; encoded by the coding sequence GTGGCGCTGCTCAAACAACTTCCGCGCTGGGTGCTCGGCGCCGCTCTGCTGGTGGCCTTCGACCTCGCGGGGCGCAGCCTCAGTGCCACCTTTGCACTGCCCGTTCCCGGCCCTGTGCTCGGCATGATTCTGCTGTTACTGGCGCTGATGCTTTACGGGCGTGTGCCCACCGGGCTCGCCAGGGTGAGCGAACGGATATTGCGCTTACTGGTACTGATCTTTCTTCCCGCCTCTGTGGGGGTCTTCTTTGTGCGCGACCTGTCCGGCGGTGACTGGTTCGCTCTGATCGTCGCCATGGTCATCGGAACCCTCATCAGCTTTGCCGTCACCGCGCTGTTGCTGCAGCGCCTGATCCAGCCCACCCAGAGACGATCCACGCCGGGTAGCCACCTCGGAGAGGGGCAGCACAATGGGGAGTGA
- the rpoH gene encoding RNA polymerase sigma factor RpoH — MGTSLQPIHTLSPGGNLNAYIQTVSGFEVLSAEEEKKLAEDLYYNNDLEAARQLVMSHLRFVVHIAKSYSGYGLNQGDLIQEGNVGLMKAVKRFNPEKGVRLVSFAVHWIKAEIHEFILRNWRIVKIATTKAQRKLFFNLRGHKKSLAWLTNEEAKRVAEELNVDVAHVHDMEGRLAAHDAAFDAGVDDDDDSAWQAPAHYLEDRRYDPAAMLEQDNWEETSVNNLAMAMEQLDDRSRDIIEARWLSDNKATLHELADKYGVSAERIRQLEKNAMKKVRVAMEA, encoded by the coding sequence ATGGGAACCAGTCTGCAGCCGATCCATACCCTGTCTCCGGGCGGTAATCTGAACGCCTATATCCAGACAGTCAGCGGCTTTGAAGTACTGTCCGCCGAGGAAGAAAAGAAGCTCGCGGAAGATCTCTACTACAACAATGACCTGGAAGCTGCCCGCCAGCTGGTCATGTCTCACCTGCGCTTCGTTGTGCACATCGCCAAGTCCTACTCCGGATACGGTCTGAACCAGGGCGACCTGATTCAGGAGGGCAATGTGGGCCTGATGAAGGCGGTGAAGCGTTTCAACCCCGAGAAGGGGGTACGTCTGGTGTCCTTCGCGGTGCACTGGATCAAGGCGGAGATTCACGAGTTCATCCTGCGCAACTGGCGCATCGTCAAGATCGCGACCACCAAGGCGCAGCGCAAGCTGTTCTTCAATCTGCGCGGTCACAAGAAGTCGCTGGCCTGGCTGACCAATGAGGAAGCCAAGCGGGTGGCGGAAGAATTGAATGTGGACGTGGCGCACGTGCACGATATGGAAGGCCGTCTCGCGGCCCACGATGCGGCGTTCGATGCCGGTGTGGACGATGATGACGATTCCGCCTGGCAGGCACCGGCCCATTACCTGGAGGACCGCCGCTATGATCCGGCGGCGATGCTGGAGCAGGACAACTGGGAAGAAACCAGTGTGAATAACCTGGCGATGGCAATGGAGCAGTTGGACGACCGCAGCCGCGATATCATCGAGGCGCGCTGGCTGAGCGACAACAAAGCCACCCTGCACGAGCTGGCTGATAAATACGGCGTTTCCGCCGAGCGTATCCGCCAGCTGGAAAAGAACGCCATGAAGAAAGTCCGGGTGGCGATGGAGGCCTGA
- a CDS encoding TIGR02444 family protein, protein MTGTAPPSSPPSPLQNPLWDFSLEFYRQPQVADFLLECQDARGADVCLLLWASYASACGRQLSDESWRVADRGLAPRRRMISSMRNLRRWLARVNKGGGLYEWCKRCELRMEQRQLAALWKLNGEPWPETRSPLELAGQQYGLLQKDQARWAGLIDAYSTSAGITSAASSLRAASGSTPGTAPDPG, encoded by the coding sequence GTGACAGGTACCGCACCTCCATCTTCGCCGCCCTCCCCGCTGCAGAATCCACTGTGGGATTTCAGCCTGGAATTTTACCGCCAGCCGCAGGTGGCCGATTTTCTGCTCGAATGCCAGGACGCCCGCGGCGCAGATGTGTGCCTGCTGTTGTGGGCGAGTTATGCCAGTGCCTGCGGGCGCCAGTTGAGTGACGAGAGTTGGCGGGTGGCAGACCGTGGTCTGGCGCCGCGCCGGCGCATGATCAGCAGCATGCGGAACCTGCGACGCTGGCTCGCGCGGGTTAACAAAGGCGGAGGATTGTACGAGTGGTGCAAGCGTTGTGAGCTGCGTATGGAGCAGCGGCAATTGGCGGCATTGTGGAAATTGAACGGTGAACCCTGGCCGGAAACCCGCTCACCACTGGAGCTGGCGGGGCAGCAATATGGTTTGCTGCAAAAGGATCAGGCCCGCTGGGCGGGCCTGATCGATGCATACAGTACCAGTGCCGGGATTACCAGTGCTGCGTCTTCTCTGAGGGCTGCCTCAGGTTCGACTCCCGGTACGGCGCCCGATCCCGGTTGA